From Vanessa tameamea isolate UH-Manoa-2023 chromosome 26, ilVanTame1 primary haplotype, whole genome shotgun sequence, one genomic window encodes:
- the LOC113398863 gene encoding muscle calcium channel subunit alpha-1-like isoform X2: MNATEGGGEDVAATPTTPAANPTPDAGPLIPVPVAPRKPARRGPKVQQERPKRALFCLTLKNPLRKLCIDIVEWKPFEWMILTTIFANCIALAVYTPYPASDSNYTNWVLEKIEYIFLVIFTGECVMKIIAYGFVMHPGSYLRNGWNLLDFTIVVIGMVSTVLSSIFKDAFDVKALRAFRVLRPLRLVSGVPSLQIVLNSILKAMVPLLHIALLVIFVIIIYAIIGLELFSGKMHKTCYNRLTDEVMDNPHPCDLDNGFNCSMIGEEMECREGWIGPNFGITNFDNFGLSMLTVFQCITLEGWTDVMYNIQDAMGNSWEWIYFVSMVILGAFFVMNLILGVLSGEFSKEREKAKNRGDFQKLREKQQLEEDLKGYLDWITQAEYLEPLADQHDTVDQKRDYVIGNLIGQNQTENDSTDHLGIEPVEQQKISIGKLWKKDFDKANRRMKRACRRAVKSQTFYWLIIVLVFLNTVVLASEHYQQPTWLDHFQEYGNAMFVALFTLEMLVKMYSLGLQGYFVSLFNRFDCFVVVGSISEMVLTKSELMPPLGVSVLRCVRLLRVFKVTKYWRSLSNLVASLLNSIQSIASLLLLLFLFIMIFALLGMQVFGGKFNYDPVEEKDRHNFDCFWQALLTVFQILTGEDWNAVMYEGIKAYGGVGTFGILACIYFIILFICGNYILLNVFLAIAVDNLADAESLTNIEKEEGQGAEEKEEDPEKVEGALADTDDEYIHDDDAYTTDNSERDYEETGSEGEQQEEIEVDAEDAEIDEENEERIEEEQEAEEMENHQRNHIVNTEFEDEPRLKRKPTTSSARPRRLSEVDIRDSAKPIPDATSFFIFSKDNRFRVFCYKMSASSTFGNIILVCIMLSSAMLAAEDPLDAAQKGFRNWLLSQFDIFFTGIFTLELFLKLVTYGLILHEGAFLRSAFNVLDMLVVCVSLISMSFKSGSISVVKILRVFRVLRPLRAINRAKGLKYVVKCVIVAIKTIGNIMLVTYLLQFMFAVVGVQLFKGKFFRCNDISKMTKDECQGTYLVFENRNYVVRDREWKRNDFHFDNVMKGMLTLFTVSTFEGWPGLLYVSIDSNAEDRGPITNFRPIVAAYYIIYIIIIAFFMVNIFVGFVIVTFQNEGEQEYKNCELDKNQRNCIEFALKAKPIRRYIPKHRIQYKVWWFVTSQPFEYAIFVLIMINTITLAMKYHNQPHEYSKALDLLNMIFTAVFALEFIFKLAAFRFKNYFGDAWNTFDFIIVLGSIIDIVVSQVNELKNQGSGLPRAHVVKESSIPSINFFRLFRVMRLVKLLSRGEGIRTLLWTFIKSFQALPYVALLILMLFFIYAVVGMQVFGKIAIDDDTPITRNNHFQTFPQAILVLFRSATGEAWQDIMMGVSPEPEVRCDRNYDEEGEEDSSGSCGSVLAFPYFISFYVLCSFLIINLFVAVIMDNFDYLTRDWSILGPHHLDEFIRLWSEYDPDAKGRIKHLDVVTLLRKISPPLGFGKLCPHRVACKRLVSMNMPLNSDGTVLFNATLFAVVRTSLKIKTDGNIDDCNTELRAVIKKIWKRTSPKLLDQVVPPPGDPNEITVGKFYATFLIQDYFRRNHAFKKRKEQEMRQSDEQSHQMTLQAGLRTLHEAGPELKRAISGTLDEIVADNDIPMHRRNHSLFGGVWSSIRRHGPNRQFHRHRKHGEAPPVEGVGNHLSSMMQREYGMAAVPLAPNLANGQPKEQIPLRPLIFNGESEKIYQVLDNQKSNYPEMLGQIGLAFGCVNYLSTPETSGAKSTSPSRQKIHPEGEGKLTLPRKASPEDRTPSPGETIAPKISLLLARECTPAESRPMTLYGYNAAARLPFAFSHARARRSLRAAPAPAPPGRMVRSASSGARAPLVAPPHPGGDSSGRGVVSLPGSPRNSSSVPVVGSAESLVTRVLAEQGLGVYCDPEFVRNTSREMQEALDMTQEQMDRAAHQLMIQERNIKQVQNQQAQVGNFWGVVGRDPSPSVPSLPPASHAAADQAVIAPTQNGVKNGVDKCHPQHRRKRKRKPVLV, from the exons ATGAATGCCACAGAAGGTGGTGGCGAAGATGTGGCAGCAACTCCAACCACACCAGCGGCAAACCCCACGCCAGATGCCGGGCCCCTTATACCAGTACCCGTAGCTCCACGCAAGCCTGCTCGACGAGGGCCGAAGGTGCAGCAAGAGAGACCGAAAAGAGCTCTCTTTTGCCTTACCCTCAAGAATCCGCTAAGAAAATTGTGTATAGATATCGTAGAATGGAA ACCGTTCGAATGGATGATACTTACAACGATTTTTGCAAACTGTATAGCATTGGCCGTCTACACTCCGTATCCTGCAAGCGATTCAAACTACACGAACTGGGTTTTG GAAAAAATCGAATACATATTTCTCGTGATATTCACGGGCGAATGTGTAATGAAGATCATTGCGTACGGCTTCGTCATGCATCCTGGCTCATATCTTCGGAATGGTTGGAATTTGCTCGACTTCACAATCGTTGTTATtgg TATGGTGAGCACAGTACTATCTAGTATCTTCAAAGATGCGTTCGACGTGAAAGCGCTGCGAGCATTTCGTGTCTTAAGACCCTTGAGACTAGTGTCAGGCGTTCCCA gctTACAAATCGTTTTGAATTCTATCTTGAAGGCAATGGTACCGCTACTTCACATCGCGTTGCTGGTTATCTTCGTCATCATAATATACGCCATCATCGGTCTCGAATTGTTCTCGGGCAAGATGCATAAAACGTGTTACAACAGACTAAcag ATGAAGTCATGGATAATCCTCATCCATGTGACTTGGATAATGGTTTCAACTGTTCCATGATTGGCGAAGAAATGGAGTGCAGGGAAGGTTGGATCGGCCCCAACTTCGGTATCACGAATTTCGACAACTTCGGTCTGTCTATGCTCACTGTCTTCCAATGCATCACTTTAGAGGGCTGGACAGATGTCATGTATAAT atCCAAGACGCGATGGGGAACAGTTGGGAATGGATATACTTCGTATCTATGGTCATATTGGGAGCATTTTTCGTTATGAACCTAATTCTCGGTGTGTTGTCTGG AGAATTCTCCAAAGAAAGAGAGAAAGCGAAAAACCGAGGAGATTTTCAGAAGTTAAGAGAAAAACAGCAGTTAGAAGAAGATCTTAAAGGTTATCTGGACTGGATTACGCAGGCTGAATACCTTGAACCTCTCGCAGATCAACACGATACAGTAGACCAGAAGAGAGATTATGTCATTGGTAACTTAATAG GTCAGAACCAAACAGAAAACGATTCAACGGACCACTTAGGTATAGAACCAGTCGAGCAACAGAAAATTTCAATTGGTAAATTGTGGAAGAAAGACTTCGATAAGGCGAACCGTCGTATGAAGCGTGCGTGTCGACGCGCCGTGAAGTCGCAGACCTTCTACTGGCTAATCATTGTACTCGTGTTTCTCAACACCGTCGTGCTGGCCAGCGAGCACTACCA ACAGCCAACATGGCTCGATCACTTTCAAGAATATGGAAATGCTATGTTCGTAGCACTTTTTACATTGGAGATGTTAGTCAAAATGTACAGTCTAGGTTTACAG GGCTACTTCGTGTCACTATTCAACCGGTTCGATTGCTTCGTGGTGGTGGGCTCCATCAGCGAGATGGTGCTGACGAAGAGCGAGCTGATGCCGCCGCTCGGCGTGTCGGTGCTGCGTTGCGTGCGCTTGCTGCGCGTCTTCAAGGTTACCAA GTACTGGCGTTCGCTGTCTAACTTGGTGGCGTCTCTGCTCAACTCGATCCAGTCCATCGCGTCCCTACTGCTTCTACTTTTCCTCTTTATCATGATCTTTGCGCTGTTGGGCATGCAG GTTTTTGGTGGGAAGTTTAACTATGACCCTGTGGAGGAAAAAGATCGGCACAATTTCGATTGTTTCTGGCAAGCGTTGCTTACGGTTTTTCAG ATATTAACAGGTGAAGACTGGAATGCGGTGATGTACGAAGGAATCAAGGCATATGGTGGTGTCGGCACCTTTGGTATACTTGCCTGCATCTACTTCATCATACTATTTATTTGCGGCAACT ACATTCTACTGAACGTCTTCTTGGCCATTGCTGTTGACAACTTGGCTGATGCAGAATCATTGACTAACATTGAAAAAGAAGAAggt CAGGGCGCAGAAGAGAAAGAAGAAGATCCAGAAAAAGTAGAAGGCGCACTTGCAGATACCGATGATGAATATATTCACGACGACGATGCCTACACCACTGATAA CTCTGAAAGGGACTACGAAGAAACTGGATCGGAAGGTGAGCAGCAAGAAGAAATAGAAGTAGATGCAGAAGATGCTGAAATTGATGAGGAAAATGAAGAAAGAATCGAGGAAGAACAAGAAGCGGAAGAAATGGAGAATCATCAAAGAAACCATATAG TGAACACAGAGTTCGAGGACGAGCCGCGCTTGAAACGTAAGCCGACGACGTCCTCGGCGCGGCCGCGGCGCCTGTCGGAGGTCGACATCCGGGACTCGGCCAAGCCGATCCCTGATGCTACCTCCTTCTTCATATTTTCAAAAGACAACAG GTTTCGTGTATTCTGCTATAAGATGTCAGCATCTTCGACATTTGGGAATATCATCCTGGTGTGCATCATGCTGTCCTCTGCCATGTTAGCAGCAGAGGATCCTTTAGACGCCGCCCAAAAAGGGTTCAGGAATTGG TTACTGAGTCAATTCGACATATTCTTCACTGGCATCTTCACGTTGGAGCTGTTCTTGAAGCTAGTGACATACGGCCTCATTTTGCACGAAGGTGCCTTCCTGCGCTCCGCCTTCAACGTACTCGACATGCTGGTTGTTTGCGTCTCCCTTATCTCAATGAGCTTTAA GTCTGGGAGTATATCCGTGGTGAAGATATTGCGAGTATTCAGGGTGCTGAGGCCTCTAAGAGCCATCAACAGGGCCAAAGGCCTTAAG TATGTGGTGAAATGTGTGATAGTAGCAATTAAGACAATAGGAAATATAATGTTAGTTAcatatttgttacaatttatgTTCGCTGTCGTCGGTGTACAGTTGTTTAAG GGTAAATTTTTTAGGTGTAACGATATTTCTAAAATGACAAAAGATGAGTGTCA GGGAACTTATTTAGTATTCGAAAATCGTAATTACGTAGTTAGAGACAGAGAATGGAAACGGAATGACTttcattttgataatgttatgaaaGGGATGCTCACCCTCTTCACTGTATCCACTTTTGAAGGATGGCCAGG gTTATTGTATGTATCTATAGACTCGAACGCAGAGGATCGTGGTCCTATTACTAACTTCCGTCCAATTGTTgcagcatattatattatttacattattataattgccTTCTTTATG GTAAATATATTCGTCGGTTTCGTCATAGTGACATTCCAAAATGAGGGTGAGCAGGAATACAAGAACTGTGAATTAGATAAGAATCAAAGAAATTGTATAGAATTCGCCTTGAAAGCTAAACCTATTAGAAG ATATATACCGAAGCACCGAATCCAGTACAAAGTGTGGTGGTTCGTCACCTCTCAACCTTTTGAATACGCGATCTTCGTCCTCATCATGATAAACACTATCACCCTCGCCATGAAGTACCACAACCAGCCCCACGAGTATAGCAAGGCCCTCGACTTACTCAACATGATATTCACTGCGGTCTTTGCTCTTGAATTTATCTTCAAATTAGCTGCATTTCGATTCaag AACTATTTCGGAGACGCGTGGAACACGTTCGACTTCATCATCGTTTTAGGTAGCATCATCGACATCGTCGTCTCACAAGTAAACGAACTCAAAAATCAG GGAAGTGGATTGCCAAGAGCACACGTTGTTAAG GAAAGTTCGATCCCGTCTATAAACTTCTTCCGTTTGTTTCGTGTGATGAGACTCGTCAAGTTGTTGTCTCGTGGAGAAGGCATTCGCACCTTACTCTGGACATTCATCAAATCCTTCCAAGCGCTGCCTTATGTTGCTCTATTGATCTTGATGCTGTTCTTCATTTATGCGGTGGTTGGGATGCaa gTGTTTGGAAAAATCGCAATAGACGACGATACGCCTATCACACGAAACAACCACTTCCAGACTTTTCCGCAAGCCATATTGGTTTTGTTTCGATCTGCTACTG GTGAAGCTTGGCAAGATATAATGATGGGAGTATCACCGGAGCCTGAAGTGCGCTGTGACCGCAACTATGATGAGGAGGGTGAGGAGGACAGCAGCGGTTCATGTGGCAGCGTGCTCGCCTTTCCCtacttcatttcattttatgtgCTTTGCTCCTTTCTC attattaatttattcgtcgCTGTCATTATGGATAATTTCGACTATTTAACCAGAGACTGGTCAATATTGGGACCACACCACTTAGATGAATTTATAAG GTTATGGAGTGAATACGACCCTGACGCTAAGGGACGAATAAAACATTTAGATGTAGTcacattattaagaaaaataagtcCTCCTTTAG GTTTCGGCAAGCTGTGTCCTCACCGCGTGGCGTGCAAGCGTTTGGTCTCCATGAACATGCCCCTTAATTCAGATGGAACAGTTCTCTTCAACGCCACACTCTTCGCCGTCGTGCGAACTTCGCTTAAGATCAAAACTGATG GCAATATAGATGACTGCAATACGGAACTTCGAGCGGTTATCAAGAAAATCTGGAAGCGAACCTCTCCCAAACTTCTCGACCAGGTAGTACCACCACCTGGAGACCCTAACGAGATCACCGTTGGAAAGTTCTACGCCACCTTCCTCATACAGGACTACTTCAGAAG GAATCACGC GTTCAAAAAGCGTAAGGAGCAAGAGATGAGACAAAGCGACGAACAGAGTCACCAAATGACTTTGCAAGCTGGCTTGAGGACGCTGCATGAAGCTGGACCGGAACTAAAACGAGCTATATCGGGCACTCTAGATGAAATTGTTGCTGATAATGATATTCCCATGCATAGG AGAAACCATTCGTTATTTGGGGGAGTGTGGTCAAGCATACGCAGACATGGTCCTAACCGGCAGTTTCATAGACACAGGAAACATGGAGAAGCACCTCCTG TAGAAGGTGTAGGTAACCATTTGAGTTCAATGATGCAGCGTGAATACGGAATGGCTGCAGTGCCACTGGCGCCCAACTT agCTAACGGACAACCGAAAGAACAAATACCTTTGAGGCCTCTTATATTCAACGGCGAGTCGGAGAAGATTTACCAGGTGCTCGA CAATCAAAAGTCGAACTACCCAGAGATGCTCGGACAGATAGGTCTCGCGTTCGGATGCGTCAACTACCTCTCGACGCCGGAGACGTCCGGAGCCAAGTCGACCTCGCCGTCGAGGCAGAAGATCCACCCGGAGGGGGAGGGCAAGCTCACCCTGCCCCGCAAGGCGTCCCCCGAGGACCGAACGCCGTCGCCCGGCGAGACCATAGCGCCGAAGATCTCGCTGCTGCTGGCGCGCGAGTGCACGCCGGCGGAGTCGCGGCCGATGACGCTCTACGGGTACAACGCGGCGGCGCGCCTGCCCTTCGCGTTCTCGCacgcgcgcgcgcgccgcagcctgcgcgccgcgcccgcgcccgcgccgccagGTCGGATGGTGCGCAGCGCCTCCTCGGGCGCGCGCGCCCCGCTTGTAGCCCCGCCGCACCCAG GAGGCGATAGTTCCGGACGCGGCGTGGTATCGCTTCCCGGAAGCCCTCGGAACAGCTCATCAGTGCCCGTTGTTGGTTCCGCGGAGAGCCTGGTCACGAGG